The following is a genomic window from Lysinibacillus sp. G4S2.
GAACATTTATTGGGAAGAGTTAACAACCGCAAGTCGAGTTGTAAAATCCACCTCACTAGAAAATGCTATTGAGTGCTTTAAGGTAGAAAATAAAAGGGATCCTAATGATAATGAATTATTTTTCTTACAAGCATTTGTTAATGACCATATAGTTCAATCACAATAATTCTTAGTAGCCACTTCATTTAAAAATTTGATATGAAGTGGCTTTACTTAATATCATTCTGTACATTTAGTTTCAGTTAATCATCATACCTTTTTCTTTAACTTACAGAGAAATTCAAAAAAAATCATTTATTACAATAAATCGGAAAAGAGATTAATTTTTCTGAAGGGAGCTTTTAAATGTTTAGCAAACTATCCATTATTTTCGCAGTAATTGGTGCTGTACTAAAAAGAGAACAAGGAAAAGCCAAATTTTTGCCTGTTCTAACATTTTTCCTTTTTAGTTTCATCATTACTTGGAACGAACCATTTCAAATTGTAAGATTACTTACTTGGATGAAAAATTAATTGTTAGAAATGTAAAACAATATTATATAGTAAGTCACTCATTTTATTTTTCTAATGTAGTGACTTTTTTAATGCTCTATGTACAAAAAAGACCGAAATGATTAATTTATCTTGGTCATGATTTTTAAATTGCGGGTTTATGAATCCAATAATGCAAAGAATTTAAAATGAACTTTCCTGAAGGTACAGTTATTGGCAGGAGTACAATACTATAAATGACGCCCCATATCATTGAATCTTCTAAATTAAAAGTATTTAAATTACCGCGCAATATCATTTCACTAATTAAAATACCTAATGTGCCAATAAATAAGCTGACAATTAAAGCTGCAAAGAAACTAATCCACCACATTTTCTTATTAGAGATATTCTTTTGAGTAGATAGATAATATCCTATTATGGCCATGGATAGAATTATAGGGATAGAAAATGCTATATATAACCAATTTTCTCCCCGGTAGCTCATACGACCTCCAGCTAAAGTATCCCCTACATTAGAAAAAAAGTATGGAATAATAATTGAACAAAAAATGCCTATAGTCATTCCTTTTAAAGTACCTTGTGCTTTCATACAAACTTCTCCTTATAGGTTTACGTTTATGTCAATGAGTTTTAGTTGTAGCAGGTTTCAAAATAGTAACTGGAAATAATGCTATCCTACGCAAAAAAATCTTCATTACTAAAGAAATATGCTATACCATTAATATACATAATAAGGATATATTCCACTATACCATATTTTTTGATATATCCTACCCAAAATCAGTTCAAACTTTAAGCATTTCCCCTTGTGTAGTTTACCACCACTAGCACAGATAACAGCCTTTCCTAGGATTTCTCAAAATCCCCGTCTTCTGACTAACACTTTACTCTCTTAACCAATTCTGAATTATATGAATTTTAATAATTACATGTTTACCTTTTCTAACCTCAATATTTTCTCAATTAATGCTATTTAGAGGAAAAGTAGTAGTGATTGCATTTTCTGCTAAAATATTATGGTAAAATATTTCTTTATTCTATAATCATCAAGAAAGAAGGAAATATATGGAGCATACAAAAGATAAACCCAAAGAGACTAAGAAGAATTTTAGCCCAAAAGACGCTGTTTTTGTATTCACTTCTTTTACATTCATTTGTGTGGCTACCATTTTCGTTCTTATCGTTAATGATGTATTCACAATACAAAATTTCTTATCATTTAATCAGCCATTCAGATTGGTAATGAGCGTAGTTCTCGCTTCATTTAGTCTTCTTTTGTTTGGGGTAATTTTAACATTGTTTATTCCCTCGAAATATATTGATGAAACTAACAATAGCTATCAAGACTATTCGGTGTTAGGTATTGTTGCCTTTATGTTTATAGGGGCATTATTTGAAGAAATATTGTTTAGGGGAATAATTCAAAATTTGCTTCTTGTTTTTATAGAATCACAGTGGACTGCAATTATAATAACAACTTTATTATTCTTAGGGATTCATACTCAATACTTCAAAAAACCTATCATGCTAATAAATATAACTGTTCCAAGTCTAATTTTTGGGTGGATATATTTTGAAACAAACAATATTTTAGTACCATTTCTTGTACATTTTTTGTTGAATTTAGGAATGACACTATTATTCAAATACAATGTAATTAGCATTAAAAAGTAATTTTCTAATATTTTAAAGCGCTAACAAGTATTACCCCATTCTAAATCAAGGACGAGGTAATACTTGTTTATTTTTGACATTAGATATTTAACTACACTAGCAAATATAACAATAGCACCCGTTACTTAATTAATTTCTATCCTTAATTATAGATAGTCCTTTATGTGTCTATATACAATAAACGCTTATAAATTCCAAAATCACAAAACTTTCCATTTAGTTTTATTTATACTATTACCTCAAAATAATGTACCTTTAAATTTCTCTGGCTTTTTTACATAGCTTTCGATTATAAATCCACATTCTGTGCAAATAATGTATTCAATATCTGAACCTAAACTCATCTTATTTTCTGGATACATAACTCCATATCCACTTTGCTTGCCTCTCCCCAGTTCCTTCTCACCACATTTTGGACATTCTATTACTTTCGTAGAATTCTTCAATTTAAAACCCTCCCTTAATATATCTGAGCTAACTATTATTACGAATGAGCTGTAAATTGGTTCCATCTAATTCAACAGCTTCGTAATTGAATAATTGAGAGCTTCATGTCACTTTACAGATTGTATTCTTTATGTCGTTTTACAACCGCTTCAACACGCATTCATATAATATTTGCATGCCAACCTCCAACTCTTCATCCGTTGCATAAGCATATGATAATCGAATATGCTGGGTATCTTGCGGATCGTAAATATAGCCAGGGTTAATGAGGACTTGTCGCTGCAATAGTTGGGTAAATAACTCTTTATCAACGATTGGTTCATGAAACTTTAACCAAATATAAAAGCCACCTTTTGGCTGACTCCAGCTAGCAATTTCCGTAAATCTCTCATGCAATATCCCCTCAACAAAATTAGCTCTTCGTAATAATTCTTTTCGTAAACTCTTGATATGCTTTTCATACTTTCCAGATTGCAGCCAGTGTAGCACAATTTCC
Proteins encoded in this region:
- a CDS encoding transcription initiation factor TFIIIB, which translates into the protein MKNSTKVIECPKCGEKELGRGKQSGYGVMYPENKMSLGSDIEYIICTECGFIIESYVKKPEKFKGTLF
- a CDS encoding CPBP family intramembrane glutamic endopeptidase; the encoded protein is MEHTKDKPKETKKNFSPKDAVFVFTSFTFICVATIFVLIVNDVFTIQNFLSFNQPFRLVMSVVLASFSLLLFGVILTLFIPSKYIDETNNSYQDYSVLGIVAFMFIGALFEEILFRGIIQNLLLVFIESQWTAIIITTLLFLGIHTQYFKKPIMLINITVPSLIFGWIYFETNNILVPFLVHFLLNLGMTLLFKYNVISIKK